A single Longimicrobiales bacterium DNA region contains:
- the lptE gene encoding LPS assembly lipoprotein LptE, translated as MSARLPAILALSLLCGACNYGLQGGGGFPAEIRTVYIAPLGNQTMQFDLGDEIFSAMREQLPRALGLSLAGERSADAVVRGTVTRYEDAAQNYRPGQPGSVDVLQHQVQITVSIQIIDVKNSEIIYEQTAVSGRGVYRPDTQSADIARNEAIEVLIQQIVNGAQSQW; from the coding sequence GTGAGCGCTAGACTCCCCGCCATACTCGCGCTGAGCCTGCTGTGCGGCGCGTGCAACTACGGGCTGCAGGGCGGCGGCGGATTTCCAGCGGAGATCCGCACCGTCTACATTGCGCCGCTCGGTAATCAGACCATGCAGTTCGATCTCGGCGACGAGATCTTCAGCGCCATGCGTGAGCAGCTGCCGCGCGCGCTCGGCCTGAGCCTCGCCGGCGAGCGGAGCGCGGATGCAGTGGTGCGCGGCACGGTCACACGCTACGAGGATGCGGCGCAGAACTATCGCCCGGGTCAGCCCGGCAGCGTCGACGTACTGCAGCACCAGGTCCAGATCACGGTATCGATCCAGATCATCGACGTAAAGAACAGCGAGATCATCTACGAACAGACGGCCGTGAGCGGCCGCGGCGTGTACCGCCCGGACACGCAATCCGCCGACATCGCCCGCAACGAGGCGATCGAGGTTCTCATCCAGCAGATCGTTAATGGTGCACAGTCGCAGTGGTAG